In Hymenobacter sublimis, a single genomic region encodes these proteins:
- a CDS encoding CcmD family protein: MKNSLPKLRAALLLLLTLLLPALRVAAQATTTADTPEMADALRQNGKIYVVVAVITVVLAGLLLFLISLDRKLSRLEKEVKD; the protein is encoded by the coding sequence ATGAAAAACAGCTTGCCTAAGCTCCGCGCCGCGCTGCTCCTGCTGCTGACGCTGTTGCTGCCGGCCCTGCGGGTAGCTGCCCAAGCCACCACTACCGCAGACACACCCGAAATGGCCGATGCCCTGCGCCAGAACGGCAAGATTTACGTGGTAGTTGCCGTCATCACGGTAGTGCTGGCGGGCCTATTACTTTTCCTGATTTCGCTAGACCGCAAGCTCAGTCGCTTGGAAAAAGAGGTAAAGGACTAA